The Ailuropoda melanoleuca isolate Jingjing chromosome 15, ASM200744v2, whole genome shotgun sequence genomic sequence TTTCAAATTGTTCACAATGCagattctcttctcctctccGTTTCAAGGACAAATTGCTTCCTACAGATATGGCTCATCTTGCTGTGTTTCTTCATTTAGTCCCTTGATTCTTGGAACCAATCCAGATTTGGTGCCAACCTGCACACTGTATTCTAAGGAGGGCTTTTACTTCTGCAATTTGGGAATGTCCTTCACCTTGAAgagggaccttttttttttttttttttttttgtgattattgGCATTGTCTCTCCTTTTCCTGCCAAAGTCCTACTCATTTTTCTGGCTTTTGGCATCctttagaaaaataggaaaattgatTTCTAATAGATGATGTTTGCATCCTTTCTTTGTTGCTCTTGAATAATTGCCAAGAAAGGCTGACGACTTGATCCATTCATCCAGCATCCATTTCTCCAGAAGTCCAACATCGTCACAGAATAATGCAGACAGGAAAGAGACTTCTGGGTCCTCCCCTCTATTTCTACTTCTCAGGCAACTTCCTCTGAGTCTTCAGAGGGTCCCTTTTATTCCCCAATTCCCTCTTTAATGTTGGCAGTTCCCAGGGTTCCATTCTtggctctcttccctccttctagGCTCACTGTCTCCCATGAATTCCATAGGTTTACAAATTCCTAGGTCTGACTCCCTAGGTGTCAGCTCTGTGTGAAGCCACTGCCTCTCTGAATGACTGTGggatctgttttcttctttaggaGGTGAAGTTGCATCCCTTCTGGCTTGGGACCCATTCTCACCTGTGGAGGGAGAAGCGCCAAGGTGCCATCAGAGCACCTTGACCCCAGCACCACCTGGAATCTACCCAGGTAACACTCCCCTCCCTCAGTAGATTCTTCCGACCACAGTGCAGTCTGGACCTACAATGGGAGATGCTGAAATTGGCAAGTGACTTGAGGCCATGAATATGGGTGATTCCAGTTCCTAAAGCAAAGGTGAGGGTCTAAGCCCTCATTCCCACCCTCATTTCCCACAAAATCCAGCTCACACCACTCTCACAATTTGAGACATCTCATCTAGGGCCCCTTAGCTACAAGGACCATATTTCATGAACCCCAAATCAGAATATATATTCAGATTGAGATACAACATCTGCCTGAGCCCCACCGATCCCTGCAACCCTCAACTGGTAGGCTTGTGCGGCGAGTTTGGAGGACATCTTTTGCTTGTGCCTTCAGGAACCCAGAGATGCCTGGACTTGACCTTGGTCCAGCCACACCCCTCACTCAGTGGTCCTTGAGGGAGATATTAGCACATGAGGCCATGGCATCTCCTGGCTTGGGCCTGGATCTTCAGAGCAGAGTTCCCTGGCACAGTGGATTTCATTATGTGGTTTAATACAAGagagcctctctctccctgcaaaCTCAAACCCAGATCTCAGCAGCACTCTGGCCTCTGGCTGATGAACTGGGAGCCCAaccaaggagagggaagggagcaggaTGGACGGGCCAGTTCATCACTCCTTGGGGGTAGAGACAGGAAGCCGAGAGAGACGGCTTGTGCATTTGTGTGCTGTCCTTGAATGGAGGGTGGCCACAGCCATGGCCCCTCAGTGTCGGGGAATCTAAGCCAATCAGAGGAGTATGAGCCCCTCTTTGGGAGAAAGGTGGCTACTCCCTCCCAGGTAGTACGACATTCTGAGCTCTCCTGCCAGAAGGTACATTTTTAACTACAGAAATGATATGGAATATGGAATATGATGATTCATGAAGCTTACCTCTAATCCTATGTATAAATCACAAAGTCTCAGAGGTGCTTACTAGAACTGAAGGGATACGGGCCCATCTCAAGGAGATCCAGCACTGCTGGGCCTTGGTCCCGTTCACTTTCTCTCACTTTACCCCACAAAATGAGGTAGAGTCATCTCCCCAAGATCTATTTTAGGCCACAACTGGGAAAACAGTCAgccacagttttattttatttttttaaaaaagattttatttatttatttatttatttgagagagagagagagcacaagcagtggggagaggcagagggagagggagaagcaggctcccccctgaccagggagcccgacttggggctcaatcccaggaccccaagatcatgacctgagccgaaggcagacgcttaaccaactgagccacctaggaaccCCTCAACcgcaattttaaatagaaaaaactCAGTTTCATGAATGATGTGCCCTTATTCTAAATGTGCTCCCATTATGGGTCATTCACCAGCTATAGTGTAGACAGGAAAGCAAAGACATTTCTACCTTCCAGGAGCTGTCAGGGGCAGCCACTCAAAAGCACTGACCACGTCAGCTGAGACCTCTTCATCGTGTCTGCGTGGGATataaacagcaaagaaataaaaagcagaatgcCTAGAACGATGTGATTCAGATCAAAGTGGAACAATTATGGCAATAAATAATAACAAGTCATATTTATAGCATTAATAAGTAGACTATCAAACTGGGTACAAATCTGATTTGAATCATTTTCTGCATACAGGAGATATCCTGCAATGAAAATGACACAAAAGGTCAAAATAACAGGTTAGGAAAACTTGTcacatgtggatttttaaaaagatgacaatATTAATGTTTAATGACATTAATTCATCCAACTCTTGCTTGTCTCACTACGCGCTCAGCAGCGTTCCCTGCGCTAAATGCTTCACCAAAGAAGCTGGAGAGTTTGTCATGACCAGGGGGCGAGGAATAAGTTGCCTTGTTattaggtgtttttattttcctggtttttttcttttttttaaagattttatttatttatttggcagagagagagcgcacaagcaggggggaggggcagagggtgagggagaagcaggctccccactgaacagggagcccgatgttgcagggctggatcccaagaccctgggatcatgtcctgagctgaaggcagacgcataacgactgagccacccagctgcccctattttacttttttttttttatcgtgaAAGGAGCACGTGGCTTCTGTAACGAAGTCTAGTAAGATGGAGGAGCGGATGAGCGAAAGGTACAGGTATAGGTCTTCCCTCCCCAAACTCAGCCTCTCTCCCCCAGGCCAAGCCTGCTCACCACTGGGTTACCTCCTCCCAGAATTTTCCCCTAGTCCTAGACCacatatataatctttttaaaaatggagatcacattcttcaactttttattttttacttaacaaATCCTGGGTCTCTTTCCAGGTCGGTTCATATAGCTTGGGTTCCTTCTTTCTCGTGTCCATAAGTCTTTCCTTTTATATCGGTGTGTTTTAATGTAAACAGTCCCCCTACGGGGATATTTCggattgttttcatttcttttgagcaCTTCAAGGAACTGGTGAAGGTCTTACACACGCTTCTCTGTGTACGAGGCGTTATGTTTGTGTGGGATGGCTCTCCAGAAGGGGGATGTGAGCTTCAGCATATGCACATTTATGTTTTGAGATACTCCAAATCATCGTTCTGAAAGTGCTAACCCTTTGTCCTCCAACCAAGTGCCTCAGAAGACacattcccctctctctttctcagcaaCACGGggtgctttattcttttttttttaaagattcatttatttattttagagggggggcagggaaggagcagagtgagggagagagagaaactcaagcagactctgtgctgagcgtggagccctacgcagggcttgatctcatggccctgagatcccaacctgagcccaaaccaagagttggatgcttaaccgactgtgccaaccaggtgcccgGGGgatgctttcattcttttaacttttgcCCAAGTGGTCAATGAGATGGTATCTTGCTGTGGTctaaatatgaattttggggggctgctaatgatgttaagcatcttttcatatatctattGGCCAttgtatttcttcctctgtgaaacaGCTTTTCAAAGAACATGAGAAATACCTGTTTAGAATGAGAACCAAAGTTGAAACACCAAGGATTTTGTTATTACTccttaaatcttcaaaaaaggaaGAGGTATAGGTGAGGGCTAGGGCCAGGGTTCAGGCACGGGgaggagaaacatttattaatcacattaaaaacctttaaaaatcaaaagcatcCCATGAAGATGTAGCAAATNacaagcagggggagtgagagaggaagaagcaggctcatagcagaggagcctgatgtggggctcgaacccataacgctgggatcacgccctgagccgaaggcagacgcttaaccgctgtgccacccaggcgccccaggagaaacatttattaatcacattaaaaacctttaaaaatcaaaagcatcCCATGAAGATGTGGCAAATGTAAGAAAACCTGCAAGCTCTTTTAAGCTTCCAGAAAACAAGCAATTCTCACGTCATGTAAATTGccccagaaacagaaaacacgGCATGTATTGAGTATATTCTATGAAGCGAATGGATATAACACTAATAATAAGCCTTGAttacacagaaggaaaactacacCTCAATATTTATGACCCTAAGATGAACGTGTCCAAAATGGCAGGGAATACAAATCCACAGCGTACTGATACAGAAATCTACAATGACCAAGTTGGGGTTTTCATGGAATATAAGGACAATTGGATATATGGAAATTTATGCACACAATGTACTATATTCATGGgataaatagaaaggaaaattatgatCATCTCCTTAGAGCCAGCAAAGaatcctaataaaatatttaaatataggaATAAAACATAAACTTAATCAAGATGAAGAGTGGTTTTGGTAAACCAGCTGCCAACAGTGAAATACTAGAGCCagtttcataaaattaaataatttaagaattcaAGCTCACCCAACAAGGCATGgaaccaaaataagaaaaataagtattgaaAAAATAGGAAAGCCACCAACATTATGTATTCTTGAggcattcattcagcaactacTATAATTAGCAAAGATTCAGTGAAGCACAGAGGAGTGTTAAAAATGAATAACGTTTCTATAGAGTAACAACGCAAGTCAGAAAACACAACATTGAAAGATACTATTCCCAATGACATCAAAACAGTTGGAGGCTCCTAGGGAATAATGTTAGTACGAAATGTAAAGAAGCaacaaattttccatttttcagagaaaaatgaaagccggagctctgtggggaggggaggagccatAGGGTACAGCTGGGCAGGAATGTAACAGGTCCTTGGATTTAATCAGGAATCTATCCTGCCATCCTCAATGACCCATGTTTGCATATACTACAACAGCAGGAAACTTCCTTTATAAAGTTTAACTAGAAACAGCTCCTGGGTCCTGGATGGGAGCTCCTGCACCAGAACTGTAGGAAGCCAGAAAGCAGAGGGGACACATGAGCCCATCGCCAGCCCAGTCACTGGCCACTGCCCCAGCAAACAGGACAGAGTTGGTGCCGTTATAAACAGAAGGATGCATATGCCCCCAGTGTGCCACGGTAATGTTTCTATGAACGTGAAGGTATNGAAGGATGCATATGCCCCCAGTGTGCCATGGTAATGTTTCTATGAATGTGAAGGTACGCATGAAATAGCAGGGAGTAGCAATATGGAAAAAGCTCGTCCCATAATATGAGTTTACCAATAACACATGAAGTGAAGGTATGTTATAAAAACCCCGTGGAAAAGAATATGCATTAGAAAATAACTGgaagtaaatgaacaaaatcgATAGTTACCTTGTGGTAGTAGTGGGGGTGATCTTTGTCAAATTACATTGGAAAtgtatttaaagttatttttaagcaAGAAGAAAAGTTGCAACCTAAGAGTCTTTAAACAGGGGTAAGTGTGCCACACTGCCTGTGTAGGGGGGGAAATCATTTTCTCTCTACCCTTCTGAGTTCTTAGCCCAAGaccctgtaataaaagacagattaacaagagaaaaacaaacagaagtttattaacacaTATACCTTGTTTACATGTGGGAGTGACCCAGAGGGCAAATGAGTTGTTCCCCAAGGTGGcttagaattcatttttaaataccaatTTAATAGGAAaagggtgaggagggggaggtaGGCCTCTTAGGAGGGGAGTAAACGCTTTCTGGGAAAGACAAATGGGCCCTTAGAAGAACAGGCAGGAGGTATATAGTTTGGGACAGAGGATGTCTGGGTGTGGTGTTGACTTCCAGCTTTTTGTCCCGGGAGACGAGGCTGCTGACGCTCCTGGGGGGATCTATGCCAAATGAACTCCTTTCGGAGGATCTGTCTTTAGGCAGATGAGGGGAATTTAGAGAAAGCCTCTCCCCGCATTTGCTGTATTTCAAGtgccttcagttcaaaataatccatatCCCAAAGCAGCGTCTTTTGGAGTCACATTTTCTGCTCCCTTTACCTACCTGGTTAAAACAACTAACCAGCCAATGAACTCATGGCTATGGAAGCTGAAGCAGAGACAGGACAGTCCTGCCAGGATTGTAGACTGTAGAGGGTTGGACAGAATGATCACTCACTTGCTTTCAAGTTTACAGTGATACCAGTAACATGAGCTTGATCATCTTTGTGCCTGTTGTTGGGTTATTGGGTGATTATCGGAAGACTTAATGACTTACTACGTAATATCGCAATTTCGAAAGTCCTTCACCAATCTGCTTTGCCATCAGAAACCTAAGAGATCACCAGTTTCACCACGTCCTGGTTAGCACTGGGTCTTATCAGAGTTCAATTGTTTGGTTAAAATCATTAGGCCAAAATGATGTGAAATTTTCAAGACATTAAGATTTTTGATATTCTAACCTTGCTTTTCTTATCTACAATGTTATAACTAGATAGTCTGTTTTGCTGGAgcatcattaaacattttttttaaagattttatttatttatttgacagagatagagacagtagctcgatcccagaacactgggatcacgccctgagctgaaggcagatgcttaacgactgagccacccaggcgcccccattaaaCATTTTCTGGACAAGATGACTAGAGAAGAAATGCACTACATACTCTTTCATCCAGAGGCTTGGGAGTTGATGGTGGAGAGAAGTGGTCTGGACAGGTAATCCTAGAACAGTGATGAGTCGGGGGGAAATCAGCAGGATGTATGTTCTGTGAGGGCAGGGGTCTGGGATGATGTGCTCAGTGCCCTAGTCCCAGCCtctagaacagtatctggcacagaCTTGACTCCCAGCATAGTTGAGTTGGGGAAGGAAATCTGATTGTTAATATCCAGATTCTGTCACTAGGCTGTCACCAGCTTCATGGTAGGAAACATACAGATGTGTTCCGACCAAGTTGGTTGAAGAGTTGATCATGCTATCTCATGTCTCCCTTTGCAATTGGAAATGTGcagaaaaggggggaaagaaaggatTTACACATCCTCATAAGACATTTTCTTAGGAAAGCCAATTTAAAACCTTTGGTAAGCACATTAATAGGTGCTTAGGCCCTCTGCCTATTAGCCGATGTGTTCCTAGAAGCAGAATTTGCTTCCTTTTCCCCATCCTTGCTCATGTCACCAGAATGTCTAGGCCTTGAGACCCACACTCCGGGAACTCCTCTTTCACAGTCTTTGCCTGGGCGTTCAGGCTCTCTGGCAGAGCTTGGCTGCAGCATTGTCCTCGTTGGTAATGGAGTCTGCAGCCAGCCTACCAGAGGCTGCCCTTACTCCTGCCCAAGTGTCCATAAGTTCTGTAAAATGAGCTCCAGCGCCTACCCCAAGctcttaaattataaaatctttctgAGATGTGCAAACCAGAGCGGCCTGCCCTTTTAGGATAGGAACAGTCCATTCCACGTGCCTCTGTTGTGGGCCCAGCCTCCCTCCGCCATCCGGCCCCTTTCCACTCTTCAGACATCTCCTCGTGGCGCCCATTAATCCTGAGGCAGCTCAGAAGAAAGCCTTTCACGTTTGGTGCTGGCTGATGGGCCCAACTTAGACTCAAGTTAATTAGGTCATGTCCACCATGCCTGGGCACAGGCTTGTCCCCACCTCCATTGGTGAAGGCAGAGAGATAATTTTCCCTTTCTCAGGGGAATAGTAGCCTCGACCAGCAGGTGAGGCCAACTAGAGGCTTCTGGGAAGCTGGAGACCTGGGCTCTTAGCCAAATTCCATCACAAACTGGATTGTTATCTAGGCAGAGTCACCTCGCCCTCGGGGCCAGCATTGTCCTCGGTGACAGGGACTTGGACTCACTGAGGGAGCGAATGTGGCAGAtggcccctttccctctgcactgGGCCTGCAGAGAGCATCAGGACCAATGCAGCATTCCTTCTCAGAGCCTACACGTGTATCAAAATACTCCTCTGACAGTGGTCTGGACACCCTAACAGCTGTGGCAGGGGCATGGACGCCTCTTGGCCATCTATGTCCAGACGATCTGGGGGAGCCTTCCACCTCTAACACCCCGTAGCTCTAAGACTTCGGTTGGAGGGGGGCTCAACTCCTAGGTGTACAGAGATGTCCCAAAGAAAACTCTGAGTAAGCCTTTGTTAAAGAGTGATGTGGTGCTGGGCCAGGATGTCGGGAAGCTCCCGCTGCTTCCCTGGGCAGGAGTCAGTTGGCTGGTCTACCTGAGGCTGCTGATGGCCTTACCCAGGGGGCAGAGGCCTCCAAAGTGATCATCAACAATCCCTTTTTGGAGGCCTTGGGGCTGCTTGGTCTTAGTGTGGTTTTCCCATGAGCCCTGTCTTCTCTTCCAAAGACCTCCTCTCCAGTATTAAACCCATGCCCGGTCTTTTGTGGGTGCTCGTAGGGTGAAGACAGGAACAAACCTAAGGGTCAGACAAGTCAGATTCTGGGACGTGCTGTAGGCAGCTGGTTCCGGTGTCCCGCGCAGTCCCATGGTGTCCACTTGGGAAGCCCCCAGTCTTGTAAGACGGATTTCCTCAGAACGGTGATTCTCAAACATAGAGCCTGCAGAACTCTGGTGTTCCAGGAGCTAGACCAAATCGATTCCATGTGTAAACCATAATAATGGTCTTTTCTCCAAAATAGAGGGGAAATTTGAGTTGATGGAGAAAATTTTCTGagttgtatattttttccttcctcatcacTTCTTAAGACGATGCGTTTCTCCTACTTGCCTATTCACAAGCGAACAGACTAGTAGCTTCTGTGTCTAATGCGACCACCCTCTCGTTAGAAATCtactttggggggcgcctgggtggcacagcggttaagcgtctgccttcggctcagggcgtgatcccggcgttatgggatcggagccccacatcaggctcctctgctgtgagcctgcttcttcctctcccactccccctgcttgtgttccctctctcgctggctgtctctatctctgttgaataaagaaattaaaaaaaaaaataaaaaaaaaaaaagaaatctactttGGGTTTGCCAAAATAACACAACACCATCGAACCGCATGGCAAAGGGTGAGCCCTCCTCCATGAAGAGGTCATATTTGGGGTCTCCTTGGAGgttctccctcctttttctttgaaaatgtaggttattttgttaattttctgaaTTGATTCTAATACACGCATATGCTACAAAACTTCAAAGGAGGAGAAGGGCAAACAGTAAAAAGTAAAAGCTCTCTCAAACCTTTTCCCAGCTCCCTGGCTCTTTTCCCCAGAAGCAACCACGATTTCCAGGTAGATCTCcttgtaacagaaaaaaagaaagccatcaaGCCATCTCCTCCATAGTTAGTTTGTTAGGACTCTCATTTCCCTGGATAGCATTGCTCACTAGCTGTTCCAGATGTATAAATTATACACGTACGTATGCACAGACATATTCATTAAGAGAAGATTACAGAAGTCAGTCACGCTCTCAGGGTTTGTCATACGCATCACAATAGCCTTCAATTCAACCAGAAGAGAGCTGTCCACGGGGCACAGACCAGTAAGCCAGTCTGGACGCGCAGAGGGATGGCTTCCACTGTGTTCTGCTATGACCACGTGGTCACCTAGGGGTTTTGGCCGTAGAGAGGGACCCTCCGTCACGATGTTCCCCCGTTGTACCTTCATGCCCAGGGTCCTGCTCCCTGAATGCGTGAGAGAACTCAGATGACCTAGAAGTTTTTAGCTTTACTGGGGAGCCCGTCCCAGAGTTGGGAAAATAATCCTGTGACGTGGGCTGTCCGCAGGGATGAGGCCAACACGCTGCACCATATCCTGATGGAAGAGCTGATCCGACAAAAGGAAGTGTCCATGCCAGGAAACCTATTGGAGGAGGAAAAGATGTTTCTCTTGTGCTTCCCCTTGCAGAAGTATAAGCTGGAAAAGAGTATTAAAGAACTTCACGCTGTTGCAGACCAACTTGACGCAACTCATAAGATGCTTACCAAGACCAGGTTGGTGGCCAGTTCCTCAGGCACCATCTCTGGAGTCTTGAGCCTCCTGGGTTTGGCCCTGGCCCCCGTGACAGTAGAGGGGAGTCTGATGCTCTCggtggctgggctgggcctgggggcagCAGCTGCAGCCACCAATGCGTTGACAAGCATCTTCGAAAGTAGGAGCAACTAGGCAGCGAGAGACAGAGCCAGCGGCCTGGTGCCTATGGAAACAACCATGGTGTACGAAGCTTTGGAAGGAATAAGGTTGCCTGAAATCAGTGCTGCTTGGTCGTGTGTCGTCAGGTGCGTCGGACTCCTCAAGAACGTCAAGGAACTTCGGGCCTGCCAGATGGCCAAAGCCAGCTCTGGCTTCATGGCTAAGGGCAATGACTTCATGGACACACGCCATGTCCTCTTCTGGAGGGTGGGAAGGCTGCAGACCGCTGTTGAAGGCTCTGCTCTGTCCATGACCAAAGGTGCCCGGCTGCTGGGTGCTGCGGGGACTGGCTTCTTGCTCATGCAAGACGTGAGAAGCCTCCTGCACAGCTGGAAACACCTGAAGGAGGGGACGAGGGCAGAGACCGCCGAGGAGCTGAGGACGGTGGCCTGGAAGCTGGAGCAGGAGCTGAGCCAGCTCACCCAGCACTACAGGCTGACCACTGGGAGGCAGGCCTGGCCGAAGAGCCCGTCACCGAATCAGGAGGTAGGACGGGGGCGCGGGGTGCGGACGGCAGATGTGGTCACGGTTGTCCTGAAGCGTCCCCCGAGGGGCAGGCGAGAGAGGTAGATGCATAAATAGATCCAGGACCCTAACTGTCCTTTCTGCAGACAGAGGACCGTCCCCACACCCCTCCACCACAGGAGGTCCCTCCTCTTCTTTCCAGAATCCCATCTTTTTCACTCAAAGCGCTGCCCGCACACTTCTGGAATGATGACTTTCGTGTAGGTACTCACCGCCGGTCTTCCGGTCTGGTGTACCCCTGGGAAGGCAGGGGTGCGTCCCCAGCAGCCAGCAGAACCCGGCGCACCGCAGGGGGGCCACTGACATGTCTGGAAAAACATGAGGGTGGCATTCCAGAAGACAGGGGACGTTTCAAATGAGttgggaaaggattttttttttaaatttttttttaaaagattttatttatttattcaacagagatagagacaggcagcgagagagggaacacaagcagggggagtgggagaggaagaagcaggctcatagcggaggagcccgatgtggggctcgatcccgcaacgccgggatcatgccctgagccgaaggcagacgctcaaccgctgtgccacccaggcgccccgggaaaggatttttatttgaaaaatagtttatatttctagactctttttaaaaaagattttatttattaatttgacagagagagagcgagcacaagcaaggggagcggcaggcagaggccgaagcagtctccccgctgagacGCTCTTATTTAGGGACATTAAATATCTAGCTGTACAACGTGAAAACCACTACTGGGAAAATCTTAAATCTCCTCTTTAATTTTACGGGGAGTATAGAATGGGACTGGGTAGCAAGGCCACTCCCTGGGGTCCCGGAGAGAGACACACCAGCCTTTGCTAAGGGTGTGAAGGCTCATAatcataaattcattcattcattcattcgttcgttcgttTGTTCGACAGATTTTAATTAACTGAGGCCCGTGACAGGGGCCCAGGACTTAAGGTTGAGTGTTTCCAGACTTGTCTGCAagttggaatcacctggggaaattCAACAACTACTGATGAGTGGGTGGGTCCCATGTGTCCCCAGGGACTGGGATTTCCTTGATCGGGGGTATGACCTGGACTTTGGGAGTTTTAACAGCTCTCCCAGTAATCCCATTGTCCAGCCGAGGTTGGGAACACTGTTTTAGGGTGGGAGGTGTTCTTACTCCACTGCATCAGTGCACTTTTTACTCCTTGGGTAGTTTTTCTTGCTCTTTAATAAGTGGGGGCAGATTTGGGGGGTAAACTACGAAACACTAGGATTCATATCCTAAAGGGTCTTGCccgtctccccccgcccctgcctgtCATGGACTACAAGCTTAGGCCAGGTC encodes the following:
- the APOL5 gene encoding LOW QUALITY PROTEIN: apolipoprotein L5 (The sequence of the model RefSeq protein was modified relative to this genomic sequence to represent the inferred CDS: substituted 1 base at 1 genomic stop codon) translates to MEELIRQKEVSMPGNLLEEEKMFLLCFPLQKYKLEKSIKELHAVADQLDATHKMLTKTRLVASSSGTISGVLSLLGLALAPVTVEGSLMLSVAGLGLGAAAAATNALTSIFESRSNXAARDRASGLVPMETTMVYEALEGIRLPEISAAWSCVVRCVGLLKNVKELRACQMAKASSGFMAKGNDFMDTRHVLFWRVGRLQTAVEGSALSMTKGARLLGAAGTGFLLMQDVRSLLHSWKHLKEGTRAETAEELRTVAWKLEQELSQLTQHYRLTTGRQAWPKSPSPNQEKLTNPQQDWLRREQTRKNSRNCAEGTGSKGK